The following coding sequences are from one Streptomyces sp. NBC_01431 window:
- a CDS encoding alpha/beta fold hydrolase — protein MSADAEQGDYYHDLSYREGTPLMRTREGVELYCESTGEGIAITTLNNFFFTAPFWRDYTDELAKHYRVVSYDLANHGHSTRLEQEPTWEEHAADLVGLLDALEIDSTYLLASSASTQLARDVALAYPDRVRGLVLAGPVVGPQMRRHRMLQRAWLRTLNSHDIPVLFSHMYPEFVSTEMIEEYGVPGYLGLRESFLAMSTPEELNNGLTLAQQGDPSSELLTRIQAPTLIALGDDDILLGPTAGHELAELFPNGRCAIMPKAGHVPFLDDPEGFQELVRKFIDEAEANV, from the coding sequence ATGTCGGCTGATGCAGAGCAGGGCGACTACTACCACGACCTTAGTTACCGCGAGGGCACACCCCTGATGCGCACCAGGGAGGGCGTCGAGCTCTACTGCGAGTCCACAGGTGAGGGCATTGCCATCACGACGCTCAACAACTTCTTCTTCACCGCGCCGTTCTGGCGGGACTACACCGACGAACTCGCCAAGCACTACCGCGTAGTGAGCTACGACCTCGCCAACCACGGCCACTCCACGCGTCTGGAGCAGGAGCCGACCTGGGAGGAGCACGCGGCGGACCTGGTCGGGCTGCTCGACGCCCTGGAGATCGACTCGACGTATCTGCTCGCTTCGTCGGCCTCCACCCAGCTCGCCCGTGACGTGGCCCTCGCGTACCCGGACCGGGTCCGGGGTCTCGTGCTGGCCGGACCGGTCGTCGGCCCGCAGATGCGGCGTCACCGGATGCTCCAGCGGGCCTGGCTGCGGACGCTGAACAGCCACGACATACCGGTGCTGTTCAGCCACATGTACCCCGAGTTCGTCAGCACGGAGATGATCGAGGAGTACGGCGTGCCGGGCTACCTCGGCCTTCGGGAGAGCTTCCTGGCCATGTCGACGCCCGAGGAGCTCAACAACGGCCTGACGCTGGCTCAGCAGGGCGACCCCAGCTCCGAGTTGCTGACCCGCATCCAGGCGCCGACCCTGATCGCCCTGGGCGACGACGACATCCTGCTCGGCCCGACGGCGGGCCACGAGCTGGCCGAGCTGTTCCCCAACGGTCGCTGCGCGATCATGCCGAAGGCCGGCCATGTGCCCTTCCTCGACGACCCCGAGGGCTTCCAGGAGCTCGTACGGAAGTTCATCGACGAAGCGGAAGCAAATGTCTGA
- a CDS encoding 4'-phosphopantetheinyl transferase superfamily protein, whose amino-acid sequence MTAEQAVPWGAAPEMSMQTSLVPPPHGPAEQFTAGRRAAAAALAAAGAIERTVPRARGGRPLFPQGFAGSISHTDRLAVAVVAPGAEAVGVDIEPTTITPRVAAFILREQERRLLLPPAGSYTARDLFAAKEAAFKAMNCLGTLGEFLFWQIGLSRSDGALTATYRGESVPVWIRSEVDLSFAVAIRR is encoded by the coding sequence GTGACCGCTGAGCAGGCCGTGCCCTGGGGCGCGGCACCCGAGATGTCGATGCAGACGTCTTTGGTGCCGCCGCCCCACGGACCGGCCGAGCAGTTCACAGCCGGTCGTCGTGCGGCCGCCGCGGCCCTGGCCGCAGCCGGGGCGATCGAGCGAACCGTGCCGCGGGCCCGAGGCGGCAGGCCGCTCTTCCCCCAGGGGTTCGCCGGCTCGATCTCCCACACGGACCGGCTCGCGGTCGCCGTGGTGGCCCCCGGTGCCGAGGCGGTCGGGGTCGACATCGAGCCGACGACCATCACCCCTCGCGTCGCCGCGTTCATCCTGCGAGAACAGGAGCGGCGCCTGCTGCTCCCCCCGGCCGGGTCCTACACCGCGCGCGACCTGTTCGCCGCCAAGGAAGCCGCGTTCAAGGCGATGAACTGCCTCGGCACGTTGGGGGAGTTCCTGTTCTGGCAGATCGGCCTCAGCCGGTCCGATGGCGCGTTGACCGCAACGTACCGCGGCGAATCGGTGCCCGTGTGGATTCGCTCGGAGGTGGATCTTTCGTTCGCCGTGGCGATACGGCGCTGA
- a CDS encoding APC family permease, with protein MTGTPPPEGSARFQRTLTTPKIVFIIIAAAAPLAAMVFTVPLAFAIGTGPGVPAMFLFAGLTLLCFSAGYAAIARRISHMGGFYTHIVHGLGRRAGAGAGLLAVLAYNAATVGVLGAFAYFTQSVAASHGLDLPWQVWAGLGLLLVGMLGYREADLSARLLSVCMVCEIAILVALDVAILARHGGAALPSASFAPHDVFAPGLGVAVMFGFASFLGFESAALYGEEAKAPHRSVPRATVIAVLVVASFYALTSWVAVGAVGPERVRAQAASHLGDLFFLLSDSYLGHAATVIMQVLLCTSLFASWLALHNAANRYMYALGRDGLLPGSLHATHTGRSSVHRASVIQSVFSTVVVALFAAAGLDPYVNMSTSMLGLGTLGIILLQAVASVAVIGYFRGRREGRWQTVIAPALGALGLITAAILVVSNFDVLTGTTEPLVTALPWLLLIVGGLGVALASWLRSARPDQYARLGGTSVPAPAPTAPAKDPSGSLSQAAP; from the coding sequence ATGACCGGCACACCCCCGCCCGAGGGGAGCGCACGCTTCCAGCGCACGCTGACCACCCCGAAGATCGTGTTCATCATCATCGCCGCGGCCGCCCCCCTGGCCGCGATGGTGTTCACCGTCCCGCTCGCCTTCGCCATCGGCACCGGTCCCGGCGTGCCGGCCATGTTTCTCTTCGCGGGCCTGACCCTGCTGTGCTTCTCCGCCGGCTACGCCGCCATCGCACGGCGGATCAGCCACATGGGTGGCTTCTACACCCACATCGTGCACGGCCTCGGCCGCCGTGCGGGGGCCGGGGCGGGACTGCTCGCGGTACTCGCCTACAACGCCGCCACGGTCGGGGTGCTCGGCGCCTTCGCCTACTTCACCCAGAGCGTGGCCGCATCCCACGGGCTCGACCTGCCCTGGCAGGTGTGGGCGGGACTCGGCTTGCTCCTGGTCGGAATGCTCGGCTACCGGGAGGCCGACCTCAGCGCCCGGCTGCTGTCCGTGTGCATGGTGTGCGAGATCGCCATCCTGGTCGCACTGGACGTCGCCATCCTGGCCCGCCACGGCGGCGCGGCTCTCCCCTCCGCCTCCTTCGCCCCTCACGATGTGTTCGCCCCCGGGCTCGGCGTCGCCGTGATGTTCGGCTTCGCTTCCTTCCTCGGCTTCGAATCGGCCGCCCTGTACGGCGAGGAGGCCAAGGCACCACACCGCAGCGTGCCCCGCGCCACCGTCATCGCCGTGCTGGTGGTCGCCTCGTTCTACGCCCTGACCAGCTGGGTCGCCGTCGGCGCCGTGGGACCCGAGCGGGTACGCGCCCAAGCCGCGAGCCACCTCGGAGACCTGTTCTTCCTGCTCAGCGACAGCTACCTGGGGCACGCGGCCACCGTCATCATGCAAGTCCTGCTGTGCACCAGCCTGTTCGCCTCCTGGCTGGCGCTGCACAACGCCGCCAACCGGTACATGTACGCCCTGGGCCGCGACGGCCTGCTGCCGGGCAGTCTCCACGCCACGCACACGGGGCGCAGCTCCGTGCACCGGGCCAGCGTGATCCAGTCCGTCTTCAGCACGGTGGTGGTCGCCTTGTTCGCGGCCGCGGGTCTGGACCCGTACGTGAACATGTCGACCAGCATGCTTGGCCTCGGCACCCTCGGCATCATCCTGCTCCAGGCCGTGGCCTCGGTGGCCGTGATCGGCTACTTCCGCGGTCGGCGTGAGGGACGTTGGCAGACGGTCATCGCGCCCGCGCTGGGAGCCCTGGGGCTGATCACCGCGGCGATCCTGGTGGTCTCGAACTTCGACGTGCTGACCGGGACCACCGAGCCCCTCGTCACCGCCCTGCCGTGGCTCCTGCTGATCGTCGGCGGCCTCGGCGTCGCCCTCGCCTCCTGGCTGCGCTCGGCCCGCCCGGACCAGTACGCGCGCCTGGGCGGCACATCCGTGCCGGCGCCGGCGCCCACCGCCCCGGCCAAGGACCCTTCCGGCAGCCTCTCCCAAGCAGCGCCGTGA